From the genome of Candidatus Electrothrix communis, one region includes:
- a CDS encoding pentapeptide repeat-containing protein: MAEPPDNGLNISRPVALWNREIKAEPRKLLLGIGKMVVEGAMLDFSDAASAALETLDAAGLRKNPGELAWLLIYRSLTAALFELVDNHFDLFRNRPDEEQLKALSVRFEEEMGRAEVTINPKFFDRPGELPLLQDLHEPVAAWLQGLGAKQTNAEQIACRLPDYFVFALHETWKKAPQDYAELKNHFDSPFTKATEEARSWQLYAQHLQRQVSDRMFAEAFGVDKVYVPLRAYYEEKEQGDEHSQELEPQRDQVKKIVVDLESEFRSWLHNPAAGPAVRFISGGPGSGKSTFAKVFAARIAQETNIPCLYIPLHLFDATDNLISAMERHIQNNPFLSGNPLDANTGKDRLLIIFDGLDELALQGKAASEVANNFVDEVLRRIQEGNGYHKQRQVIITGRTIAIQSVATKLREAKQISSVLPYFVEEEERKEFHDPDELLVEDQRQRWWRQYGEAAGKDYAGLPADLTRDHLAEITAQPLLNYLVALSYDRKTIKFTDDTTLNQIYADLIKAVYCRQYEECGKGRACVNELDEEQFVRVLEEIALAVWHGDGRTATVSGIQKKCKSGGIDKYLEKFQEGAKAGVTRLLTAFYFRQSENRQDGDPTFEFTHKSFGEYLTALRIIRLLLQMQKQRRRRQEDPDDGWSKKDALQHWTGFCAVTAIDRDLLRFISNEFRSMQENELLDLQGMMRELLSYTINQGLPFPNVFLSKGFKEHLSLARNTEEALLAVHFHIAKLTKQVSRLDLESDRAFGEWIARVRGLDDRAGWLGFLNLSGYFLAGIDFYWANFTMSHFEDSSLRYSILARANLSEAHLEKSSLLGANLIEANLKGSNLKDAELVWANLQDALLEGANLEGTDLTGAILTGTILENKDV; this comes from the coding sequence GTGGCTGAACCCCCTGATAACGGACTCAACATCAGCAGACCGGTTGCTCTTTGGAACCGGGAGATCAAGGCGGAACCGCGCAAACTGCTACTTGGTATCGGCAAGATGGTGGTGGAAGGGGCAATGCTGGATTTCAGCGACGCTGCCAGTGCTGCCCTAGAAACCCTTGATGCGGCGGGCCTACGCAAAAACCCCGGCGAACTGGCTTGGCTGCTGATCTATCGCTCCTTGACGGCCGCTCTTTTTGAGCTGGTGGATAACCATTTTGATTTGTTCCGCAATCGCCCCGATGAAGAACAGCTCAAAGCTCTTTCCGTTCGCTTTGAAGAGGAAATGGGCCGGGCGGAGGTAACAATCAACCCGAAGTTCTTTGACCGGCCAGGTGAATTACCTCTGTTGCAAGATTTGCATGAGCCTGTAGCTGCTTGGCTGCAAGGACTTGGTGCCAAACAAACGAATGCCGAACAGATTGCCTGCCGTTTGCCGGATTATTTTGTCTTTGCCCTCCACGAGACCTGGAAGAAGGCCCCGCAGGATTATGCGGAGCTGAAAAATCATTTTGACAGCCCCTTTACCAAGGCGACCGAAGAGGCCCGAAGCTGGCAACTGTACGCACAGCATCTGCAACGGCAAGTCAGCGACCGGATGTTTGCCGAAGCCTTTGGCGTGGACAAGGTCTATGTGCCGTTGCGGGCCTATTATGAAGAAAAGGAGCAGGGAGACGAACACAGTCAGGAGCTAGAGCCGCAACGAGATCAGGTGAAAAAAATCGTAGTGGATCTGGAAAGCGAATTCCGAAGCTGGCTGCACAATCCTGCTGCCGGACCTGCTGTCCGCTTTATCAGCGGCGGCCCCGGTTCCGGCAAATCCACCTTTGCCAAGGTCTTTGCCGCCCGGATTGCTCAGGAAACCAACATCCCCTGCCTCTACATCCCTCTTCATCTCTTTGATGCCACGGACAACCTGATTTCGGCGATGGAGCGTCATATTCAAAACAACCCGTTCCTGTCCGGCAATCCGCTGGATGCCAATACAGGCAAAGACCGCCTGCTAATCATCTTTGACGGTCTGGATGAACTGGCTCTGCAAGGCAAGGCTGCCTCGGAGGTGGCGAACAACTTTGTGGACGAGGTGCTGCGCCGTATCCAGGAAGGCAACGGCTATCACAAGCAACGGCAGGTCATCATCACCGGGCGGACCATTGCTATCCAGTCGGTGGCAACCAAACTGCGTGAAGCCAAGCAAATCAGCTCTGTGCTGCCCTATTTTGTCGAGGAAGAGGAGCGGAAAGAATTTCATGACCCGGACGAGTTGCTGGTTGAGGATCAACGGCAAAGATGGTGGCGGCAATACGGTGAGGCCGCAGGTAAAGACTATGCGGGCCTGCCTGCTGACTTGACTCGGGATCATCTTGCTGAGATTACTGCCCAGCCCCTACTCAATTACTTGGTCGCGTTGAGCTATGACCGCAAGACCATCAAGTTCACCGATGACACCACTCTGAACCAGATCTATGCTGACCTGATCAAGGCGGTCTATTGCCGTCAGTACGAGGAATGCGGAAAAGGTAGGGCCTGTGTCAATGAACTGGATGAGGAACAGTTTGTCCGGGTGCTGGAAGAAATCGCCCTGGCGGTCTGGCATGGTGATGGGCGGACGGCCACGGTTTCCGGTATTCAAAAAAAATGTAAATCTGGAGGCATTGACAAATATTTAGAAAAATTTCAAGAAGGGGCCAAGGCTGGAGTGACCCGCCTGCTCACAGCTTTTTATTTTCGCCAAAGTGAAAATCGTCAAGACGGCGACCCCACCTTTGAGTTCACGCATAAAAGCTTTGGTGAGTACCTGACCGCCCTGCGGATCATCCGCCTTTTGCTCCAGATGCAGAAGCAGCGCAGGCGGCGGCAGGAAGACCCGGATGATGGGTGGTCGAAAAAGGATGCTCTCCAACATTGGACCGGCTTTTGTGCGGTTACCGCGATAGACAGAGACCTACTGCGTTTCATCAGCAACGAATTCAGGTCGATGCAGGAGAACGAACTGCTCGACTTGCAAGGCATGATGCGGGAGCTACTCAGTTACACCATCAATCAGGGCCTGCCCTTTCCTAATGTGTTCTTGAGCAAAGGCTTTAAGGAGCATCTGAGCTTGGCAAGGAATACTGAGGAAGCCCTGCTGGCAGTACATTTTCATATTGCGAAGCTGACTAAGCAGGTTTCCAGGCTGGATTTAGAATCGGATAGAGCCTTCGGGGAGTGGATTGCGCGGGTGAGAGGGTTAGATGATCGTGCTGGTTGGCTAGGGTTCTTAAATTTATCCGGCTACTTCCTTGCAGGGATCGATTTTTATTGGGCAAACTTTACCATGTCCCATTTTGAAGACTCATCGTTGCGTTATTCAATTCTTGCACGAGCAAATTTGAGCGAGGCACATCTTGAAAAATCATCTCTTTTGGGGGCTAATTTGATAGAGGCAAACCTTAAAGGATCGAATCTCAAGGATGCAGAACTTGTTTGGGCTAATTTGCAAGACGCACTTCTTGAAGGCGCGAATTTGGAGGGAACAGATTTAACAGGTGCCATTCTCACAGGCACCATCCTGGAAAACAAGGATGTGTAG
- a CDS encoding menaquinone biosynthesis protein, with the protein MKKTMARFGMVNYINTAPIYEVWKEQVHRPDWPVTEAPPAQLNRLLAAGELDLGFVSCYEYAVRPEQYRIMADLSISATGPVGSVFLFSSVPPEELDGKQVLMTGQSDTSVWLLRIILEDFFLVKPKYTSGEVFGARDPANEPAAVLAIGDEALRLATETNSPYPVQVDLAEFWNQQTSLPFVFSVCAVREDFLATAEDAARELHQTLLSCRDQGQERLPEISERAARRIPMDPTACLHYLQAMEYDLSSAKLEALEEFFSRLIRHGAASAKALPLKIFP; encoded by the coding sequence ATGAAAAAAACTATGGCACGCTTCGGCATGGTCAACTACATCAACACTGCCCCTATTTACGAGGTATGGAAAGAGCAGGTGCATCGCCCAGACTGGCCCGTGACCGAGGCCCCGCCTGCACAGCTCAATCGCCTGCTGGCTGCCGGAGAACTTGACCTCGGTTTTGTCTCCTGCTACGAGTATGCGGTCCGACCAGAGCAGTACCGAATTATGGCTGATCTTTCGATTTCCGCCACCGGACCGGTGGGCAGTGTGTTTCTCTTTTCCTCAGTTCCGCCGGAGGAGCTGGACGGCAAACAGGTGCTCATGACCGGTCAGTCCGACACCTCGGTCTGGCTCTTGCGCATTATTCTGGAAGATTTTTTCTTAGTCAAACCCAAATATACCAGCGGCGAGGTCTTCGGTGCCCGCGATCCTGCCAACGAACCGGCAGCCGTGCTTGCCATCGGCGACGAGGCCCTGCGGCTGGCAACAGAGACCAACTCGCCCTACCCTGTTCAAGTCGATCTGGCGGAATTCTGGAACCAGCAGACTAGCCTGCCTTTTGTCTTTTCCGTCTGCGCTGTGCGCGAAGATTTTCTTGCAACAGCGGAAGACGCGGCAAGAGAGCTGCATCAGACCCTGCTTTCCTGTCGTGATCAGGGCCAGGAGCGTCTGCCGGAGATCTCTGAACGGGCGGCTCGCCGTATCCCGATGGACCCCACTGCCTGTCTCCATTATCTCCAAGCTATGGAATACGATCTTTCCTCGGCAAAGCTAGAGGCCCTGGAAGAGTTCTTCAGCCGTTTGATTCGCCACGGAGCAGCATCTGCCAAGGCCCTGCCGCTAAAAATATTCCCATGA
- a CDS encoding ATP-binding protein — translation MDSDSGGFLPIKQADLEEQIKKASAFLRRVSWHPRVKKERLKDSADAHAIIKSITNSSTQKTISIADKAKRLSNDPLLIYHPDVAFCMNAVRKGIALGMHAANLYSKASNFYTLKEQQFGGALKNNPEAQTEFRQKNITTSAVLMFVTANYIVSALSSYKSEALDSVRVSFAGLPEELHLANYIYALNYMLYYHGFFVAADNIRNPLDFVKLTQLYYQEVLNEIEFIRDSLQYTEPFENKGYKLEGEEFTIEGFSAHAVRVSGSVDFNRLEWGNIVGNTMYKHSSRRTIQFLMCYDTERKQNPINELGGFPAVTMEYGPAGTGKSMGISATATELHDRCKDLGIKFLYHPIPQSVVSTYQGGSSENMEKWFRTTISPDMIIYAPIDDGDGKLRDRGARGTSAGVIEVVESFLVNTEGASAAKQGNRLIQIYTNLPETLDKAVLSRVQKRSLLAGATTLEDFLDQDYIWWQAYEAMVPGFVDMKHPEEYEFMSAQDIMGQISEKYEEQSESRVYKVKTVIEKTLKEHSVEEHLFFARLFHDIKEAFPHFTSRDVRNIQTAINTRLTDFDFPTEWMNDHACFFARSYNEKLNMLKELMKANMQGLSFASIRFQEVVRYLDNMAMIVDKDFENKVAQRLEEYRVEQEARRLLAEKTAAGAR, via the coding sequence ATGGACTCTGACAGCGGCGGATTCCTGCCGATCAAACAGGCTGATCTGGAAGAACAGATCAAAAAGGCATCCGCCTTCCTCCGCCGGGTTTCCTGGCATCCCAGGGTGAAAAAAGAACGTCTCAAGGACTCGGCCGATGCCCATGCTATTATCAAAAGCATCACTAATAGCTCGACCCAGAAGACGATCAGCATTGCCGACAAAGCCAAGCGACTCAGTAATGACCCGCTGCTCATCTATCACCCGGATGTGGCTTTTTGTATGAATGCGGTCCGCAAAGGCATTGCCCTGGGCATGCATGCGGCTAATCTCTACTCCAAGGCCTCCAACTTTTACACCCTCAAGGAGCAGCAGTTCGGCGGGGCCCTGAAAAACAATCCCGAGGCCCAGACCGAATTCCGGCAGAAGAACATCACCACCTCAGCAGTCCTGATGTTTGTCACGGCCAACTATATCGTATCCGCCCTGAGTTCCTATAAGAGCGAGGCCCTGGATTCGGTACGGGTCAGTTTTGCTGGCCTGCCCGAGGAGCTGCATCTGGCTAATTACATCTATGCCCTCAACTATATGCTCTACTACCACGGTTTTTTTGTGGCGGCGGACAATATCAGAAACCCGCTGGATTTTGTTAAGCTGACCCAGCTCTATTATCAGGAAGTGCTCAATGAGATAGAGTTTATCCGGGATTCCCTTCAGTACACCGAGCCCTTTGAGAACAAGGGCTATAAGCTTGAGGGCGAGGAATTCACCATTGAGGGATTCTCCGCTCATGCCGTACGGGTGAGCGGCAGTGTAGATTTCAACCGCTTGGAATGGGGCAATATAGTCGGCAACACCATGTACAAACATAGCTCACGGCGCACCATCCAGTTTCTGATGTGCTATGACACGGAACGGAAGCAGAATCCCATCAACGAGCTAGGCGGTTTTCCGGCAGTGACTATGGAGTACGGACCCGCCGGGACCGGCAAGAGCATGGGGATCTCCGCCACTGCCACGGAACTCCATGATCGGTGTAAGGATCTGGGCATCAAATTCCTCTACCATCCCATCCCCCAGTCCGTTGTTTCCACCTACCAGGGCGGCAGCAGCGAGAACATGGAAAAATGGTTTCGGACCACCATTTCCCCGGACATGATTATCTATGCGCCCATTGATGACGGCGACGGTAAGCTACGGGATCGCGGAGCCAGGGGTACCTCCGCCGGAGTCATCGAAGTGGTGGAGAGTTTCCTGGTCAACACCGAGGGGGCCTCGGCAGCCAAGCAGGGCAACCGGCTGATCCAGATCTACACCAACCTGCCCGAGACCCTGGACAAGGCAGTCCTGTCCCGTGTCCAGAAACGCTCCCTGCTGGCAGGAGCCACGACTCTGGAGGATTTCCTGGATCAGGATTACATCTGGTGGCAGGCCTACGAGGCTATGGTGCCCGGTTTTGTGGACATGAAACATCCAGAAGAGTACGAGTTCATGTCGGCCCAGGATATTATGGGCCAGATCAGTGAAAAGTATGAAGAACAGAGCGAATCCAGGGTCTACAAGGTCAAGACCGTTATTGAAAAGACCCTGAAAGAGCACAGCGTTGAGGAGCATCTCTTCTTTGCCCGACTCTTTCATGACATCAAGGAGGCGTTCCCCCATTTTACCTCGCGGGATGTGCGGAATATCCAGACAGCCATCAATACCCGGCTCACGGATTTTGATTTCCCCACGGAATGGATGAACGATCATGCCTGTTTTTTCGCCCGATCCTATAATGAAAAACTGAACATGCTTAAGGAGCTGATGAAGGCCAATATGCAGGGTCTGTCTTTCGCCAGTATCCGTTTTCAGGAGGTGGTCCGCTATCTGGACAATATGGCCATGATCGTGGACAAGGATTTTGAAAACAAGGTGGCTCAGCGTCTGGAGGAATACCGGGTGGAACAGGAGGCCCGGCGGCTTCTTGCGGAAAAAACAGCGGCTGGAGCAAGATGA